The genomic stretch CTCCAGCGGTGTGATGTCGTCCAGGATCCAGATGCTGCGCCCGTGCGTCCCCACGACGAGGTCGTTCTCCCGCGGGTGGATCGCGATGTCGTCCACCGCGGCCACGGGGAGGTTGTTCACCATCCGCGCCCACGATTCACCGCGGTCGATCGACATGTAGACGCCGATCTCGTTCCCGAGGAAGAGAAGATCCGGGTTCCGCGGATGCTCCCGGATCACGTTGACGGACCAGCCGTCGGGGAGGCCGGCCGTGATCCGCCGCCAGCTCGCGCCGTGGTCCTCGCTCACGTAGGCGTACGGCGCGTAGTCGTCGTTGCGGTGCCCGTCGAACGTGACGTACACCCGTCCGTCCGCCGCGTACGACGTCTCGAGACGGCTCACATAGGTGCGGGGCGGGACGCCGGCTACCCGGTCGATGACGTTCGTCCAGGTCGCGCCGCCATCGAGCGTCACCTGCAGATTTCCGTCATCCGTTCCCACGTAGAGGGCGTCGGGCGAGTGTTTCGATTCGGCAAACGCCGTGATGTTGCCGTAGGAAGCGATCCCGTCGTTGTCCGAGAGCGTCTCGTCGGTCACCACGCGGCCCATGATCTCCAGCGTGTCGCGGTCGATCTGCTTCGTGAGGTCCGGGCTCGCCTCCTCCCAGGTCATCCCCCGGTCCCTCGACCGGAACAGGTGGTTCCCGCCCAGGTAGATCGTCGCGCGGTCGTGGCGCGAGATCGCGAACGGCGAATCCCAGTTGAACCTGTAGCGGCGCGGTTCCTCGTCCTCCGCTTCATTCCCCGTCGGGCGCGGCACGGGCCGGATCGACTGCCCCTCGCGCGTGGCCACGTCGATGCGCGCCATGTTCCCGCCCTGCGACTCCGAGAACATGATGTTCGGGTCCTCGGGGTCGGAGTGGTTGTGGAACCCGTCGCCGAACCACATGTGCGTCCATTCGCGGTTGCGGACGCCCCAGGTGGACTGCGTCCGGTGGGGCGCGCACCAGTTCCCGTTGTCCTGCAGCCCGCCGCACACGTTGTAGGGGTCGCTCATGTCGACGTCGATCTCGTAGAACTGGCCGATCGCCATGTTCCGGATCGAGCGCCAGGTGACCGACCCGTCGCGCGAGAAGGCGAGCCCGCCGTCGTTCCCGTTGATGAGATGGTTCGAGTTGTGGGGATTGATCCACAGTGCATGGTGGTCGGAGTGGATCTGGTCCGTGGAGTTCCCCGGCCACCAGGTGCGCCCTCCGTCGTCCGAGGCCGATGACTGGACGCCGCCCAGGTAGATCCGCTCGGGGTTGTTGGGGTCGATCCGGATGAGGGAGAAGTACATGGGACGCGGGTTGCGGTCGCTCATGAATTCCCACGTCTCGCCGCGATCCCTGGAGCGATATACGCCTTGGCCCTCGTGCGCCTCGACGATCGCGTACACGAGGTTTCCGTCGCGCCGGTAGATGTCGAGCCCGATGCGGCCGAGTTCGCCCTGCGGCAGCCCCTCATCGAGGCGGGTCCAGTTCTCCCCGCCGTCCGTCGTGCGCCAGAGGCCCGACCCGCCGCCCCCGGCCGCGAACCCGAACCCGGTGCGCTGCCGCTGGTACATGGCCGCGAAAAGCGTGTTCGGGTCGTTGTGGTCCATGACGAGGTCGATGATTCCCGTGTGCTCGTCGATGTAGAGGATGTTCTCCCACGTCGCCCCGCCATCGACCGTCTTGAAGAGGCCGCGCTCCTCGTTCGGCCCCCACAGGTGGCCGACGGCCCCGACGTATACGACGTCGGGATCCCGAGGATCGATCTTGATCCGGCTGATATGGCGCGTGTCCTCGAGCCCCACGTGCGTCCAGGTGCCGCCCGCGTCCGTCGACTTGAACACACCCACCCCCCACGGCGAACTCTGCCGGTTCGCCGGTTCGCCCGTCCCCACCCACACGTGGTTGGGGTTGGACGGCGCGACGCTCACGGCGCCGACCGAGGAGGTGGGCTGGTCGTCGAACACGGGGTCCCACGTCATCCCGTCGTTCGTCGTCTTCCACACGCCCCCCGCACCGAGGCCGACGTAGAAGATGCGCGGGTCGCTCTCCACGACCGCGAGGTCGGACACCCGTCCGCCCATGATCGCCGGCCCCAGTTCACGGAACTCCAGCCCGGAGGCGGCCGCGGCGGCTCGTTCCGAAGCCGTCTGGGCGGCCGCGGCGGCCGGGAACAGCGCTCCTGCGGCGAGCGACAGCGGAAGGAGGAGCGTGAGGAGGTGGACGACGGGGAAACGCAAGGACCGTGGGGACTTCGACTGGAACGCCATCGGAACCTCCGGAGTGACGGCGAATACGAGGGAAACGGAACATCGAACAGTGATTCCCGCGAAGCCCGCCGCGCAAGGCAATGGAGCGGTGCCGCGACGCCCCACTTGTCTCGCCATGAGGAGACGGCTTACTTGGCCGGCATGCGCTGCGGGACCACACAAAGGCCGTCGGTAGGGCGGGGCCGGGAGCGGCTTCGCCGCGCACTGGCCGTCACCTCCCTTGTCACCTTCCTCGCCGCGCCTGTCCTCGCGGCGGTCCCGCGCGCCCCGGTCGTCGATCCCGATTCCCTTCTTCGGATCACCTTCCTCGATGTGGGACAGGCGGATGCCGTCCTCATCCAGGCGCCGGGCGGCCGAACCGCGCTCATCGACGCGGGGGGCGACGACATCGTCCCGCTACTGCGGCGGTTCGGCGTGCGCGAGATCGATCTGCTCGTCGCGACGCACCCCCACGCGGATCACATCGGTGGCATGGCCGGCGTCATCGCGGCGCTCCCGGTCCGCTTCTACATGGACAACGGGGAGCCGCACACGACGCAGACCTACCGGCGGCTGCTTGCCGCCCTCGACGCGCGTCCGGAGATCGCCTACCTGGAGGCCTCGCCGCGGACGCTCACGCTCGGCGAGGTCGAGATCGACGTGCTGCCGCTGCTCCCGCGGGGGACGGCGGGGCTCAACGACCGCTCCGTCACCCTGCTCGTGCGGTTCGGCGAGTTCCGCGCCTTCCTGAGCGGCGATTCGGAGGTACGGCAACTGACCCATCTGATGAATCGGGAGGCCGTCCGCGAGGTGGCGCTGCTCAAGGCCCCGCACCACGGCGCCGACAACGGGTTCACGCGGGAGTTTCTGAACGCCGCCCGCCCCCGGGTCGTCGTCATCTCGGTGGGCCGCGACAACCGCTACGGCCATCCGGGGCGCGCCGCCCTCCGAGCCTACGAGGCGTCGGGGGCCGCCGTGTTCCGCACGGATCGGCACGGCCACGTCTCCGTGCGGGGGCGCGAGAGCGGTGACTACGACGTCTCGTTCGGCGGGGAGGTCGCGTTGCGCGGGACGGGAGACGAGCCGCGCGAGGTGCCCGTGGCGCTTCCCGGGCCGACCGGCGTCCCCGCTACGCCGGGTGACGCGCGGCTCCGACTCTGGGTACACGCCGATGCGCCCGGCAACGATCACACGAACCCGAACGGCGAGTACGCCGTCATCCGGAACCTGGAGTCCAACGATCGACCGATCGGTGGCTGGTCGTTGTGCGATGGGGCCAACCATTGCTTCCGGTTTCCCGCCGGAGCGGTGCTGGCGGCTGGCGGACAACTCGTGGTCCACACCGGCTCCGGGCGCGCCGACGGCACACGCTACTACATGGGCCGGCGGCAGGCCGTGTGGAACAACAGCGGCGACACCGCGACCCTCTACGACGACACGGGGGCCATCGTCGTCGTGTTCGACTATTGAGTCGGGAATCGGAGCACCGCTGGGTCGTCGACCGCGTCGAGGGGTGCATCGCCGTGCTCATCCGAGACGTGGACGAGCGCGCCGAAGACGTGCCCATCGAGACGCTTCCCGCCGGGAGCCGCGAAGGCGCCGTGCTGCGCGTACCGGAGGCGGAGGGGCGGCCTCACTGGGGCGGGGCCGTACTCGACGAAGAGGCGCGCCAGACTCGACTGCGGGAGGCGGAAGACGTGCTCCGGCGCCTGAGACGCCGCGACCCCGGCGGTGACATCAAGCTCTAGGTGTCTTGAACGTTGGGCTGCTCCGGATCTAGGATCGAAGTCTGCGATCCCCCTGCCAGGAGCCGTCCGATGAAACGCCGAGACTTCCTCGCCACCT from Candidatus Palauibacter australiensis encodes the following:
- a CDS encoding lamin tail domain-containing protein; protein product: MRCGTTQRPSVGRGRERLRRALAVTSLVTFLAAPVLAAVPRAPVVDPDSLLRITFLDVGQADAVLIQAPGGRTALIDAGGDDIVPLLRRFGVREIDLLVATHPHADHIGGMAGVIAALPVRFYMDNGEPHTTQTYRRLLAALDARPEIAYLEASPRTLTLGEVEIDVLPLLPRGTAGLNDRSVTLLVRFGEFRAFLSGDSEVRQLTHLMNREAVREVALLKAPHHGADNGFTREFLNAARPRVVVISVGRDNRYGHPGRAALRAYEASGAAVFRTDRHGHVSVRGRESGDYDVSFGGEVALRGTGDEPREVPVALPGPTGVPATPGDARLRLWVHADAPGNDHTNPNGEYAVIRNLESNDRPIGGWSLCDGANHCFRFPAGAVLAAGGQLVVHTGSGRADGTRYYMGRRQAVWNNSGDTATLYDDTGAIVVVFDY
- a CDS encoding DUF3006 domain-containing protein, which codes for MSRESEHRWVVDRVEGCIAVLIRDVDERAEDVPIETLPAGSREGAVLRVPEAEGRPHWGGAVLDEEARQTRLREAEDVLRRLRRRDPGGDIKL